The following coding sequences are from one Hymenobacter sp. DG25A window:
- a CDS encoding OmpA family protein, whose protein sequence is MRCFCLLLLFGLFLMGSVSPLRAQTKLSSTNSKALNLFEKAQGQAKNRDFAKAIETLGVLNQKFPSLGEPYLLKGSLQKALGDNRGAFESYRTGLQLLPFTPARSLDYFALGELALTYGEYAVAAENYNRYLKTAINGHRAIPKALRQLKNCEFAQAAMARPVGSAPQRMPEPLNTFRFQYFPSLTADNRFLLFTGRTTAQSDEDLYLSQQNPDGTMGPPIPISTAINTELNEGAGTISGDGKTLVFASCDRPGSVGNCDLYISRRTGNAWSKPRNLGRAVNSANWDSQPALSADGRTLYFTSDRRGGQGLEDIYVTSLQTDGTWSAARNLGAPVNTAGKDMAPFIHASGSTLYYVTDGLVGMGGLDIYKCTIENGKWSEPMNLGYPLNTHENEASLYIASDNVRGFCSRTRPAEAGVMERDRAVDLFSFEVPKEVRSREASTYTQGRVFDATTKKPLQADVQLYDLVTNQLVQYVTSDPINGDYTVVLNEGRQYAMYAAADGYLLKSLSFDYTNKHTFDPLTLDMYLEPVKTGRTMVLNNLFFETNEYKLKPTSRTELDRLIQFMRQYKDVQVQIAGHTDDVGADADNEKLSLNRARSVYSYLVANGIAASRLRYKGYGENKPLVANDSESNRQQNRRIEFEIL, encoded by the coding sequence ATGCGCTGTTTTTGCCTGCTTTTGCTTTTTGGGCTGTTCCTGATGGGCAGTGTTTCGCCGCTCAGGGCGCAAACCAAGCTTTCCTCCACCAATTCGAAAGCGCTGAACCTGTTTGAAAAAGCACAAGGCCAGGCAAAAAACCGGGACTTCGCAAAGGCCATTGAAACCTTAGGCGTATTAAATCAGAAGTTTCCCTCCCTGGGCGAACCGTATTTGTTGAAAGGCTCCCTGCAGAAGGCGCTGGGAGATAATCGAGGCGCTTTTGAATCTTACCGCACCGGCTTACAGCTTTTGCCTTTTACCCCTGCCCGTTCGCTGGACTACTTTGCCCTGGGCGAGCTGGCCCTCACGTACGGCGAGTATGCGGTGGCCGCAGAGAACTATAACCGCTACCTGAAAACGGCTATAAATGGCCATCGGGCAATACCAAAAGCCCTTCGCCAGCTCAAAAACTGCGAGTTTGCGCAGGCTGCCATGGCCCGGCCAGTAGGCTCCGCGCCGCAGCGCATGCCTGAGCCTTTGAATACCTTTCGGTTTCAGTATTTCCCTTCCCTTACCGCTGATAACCGGTTTCTGCTCTTTACCGGCCGTACCACGGCCCAGAGCGACGAGGACCTGTACCTGAGCCAGCAAAACCCTGATGGCACCATGGGCCCGCCCATTCCCATTTCAACCGCCATTAATACCGAGCTGAACGAGGGTGCCGGCACCATTTCCGGCGACGGCAAAACTCTGGTGTTTGCTTCCTGCGACCGGCCGGGCTCAGTGGGCAACTGCGACCTGTATATCTCCCGGCGCACCGGCAATGCCTGGAGCAAACCCCGCAACCTGGGCCGCGCCGTGAATTCCGCCAACTGGGACTCCCAGCCAGCTTTGTCTGCTGATGGCCGCACCCTATATTTCACCTCTGACCGCCGCGGTGGGCAAGGTCTGGAAGATATCTACGTCACCTCTTTGCAAACTGATGGTACCTGGAGCGCAGCCCGCAACCTGGGAGCACCCGTGAACACGGCCGGCAAAGACATGGCCCCATTCATTCATGCCAGTGGCAGCACCCTGTATTATGTTACGGATGGGCTGGTAGGCATGGGCGGCCTCGATATCTACAAGTGCACCATCGAGAACGGCAAGTGGTCGGAGCCCATGAACCTGGGCTACCCGCTGAACACCCACGAGAATGAAGCCTCCCTGTACATTGCCTCCGATAACGTGCGGGGCTTTTGCTCCCGTACCCGGCCCGCCGAGGCCGGCGTAATGGAGCGCGACCGGGCCGTAGATCTGTTCTCGTTTGAAGTACCCAAAGAAGTTCGCTCCCGCGAGGCCAGTACCTACACGCAGGGGCGTGTGTTTGATGCCACCACCAAAAAGCCTTTGCAGGCCGATGTACAGCTCTATGATCTGGTCACAAACCAGCTGGTGCAATACGTTACCTCCGACCCTATTAATGGCGACTATACCGTAGTGCTGAATGAGGGCCGGCAGTACGCCATGTATGCGGCCGCCGATGGCTACCTGCTGAAGAGCCTCAGCTTCGACTACACCAATAAACACACCTTCGACCCGCTGACCCTGGATATGTACCTGGAGCCCGTGAAAACCGGCCGCACTATGGTGCTGAATAACCTGTTCTTTGAAACCAACGAGTATAAGCTAAAGCCCACTTCCCGCACGGAGCTGGACCGGCTTATTCAGTTCATGCGGCAGTACAAAGACGTACAGGTACAAATTGCCGGCCACACGGATGATGTGGGGGCCGATGCCGATAATGAGAAGCTCTCCCTGAACCGGGCCCGCTCAGTATATAGCTACCTAGTAGCCAATGGCATTGCGGCCAGCCGCCTGCGCTACAAAGGCTATGGGGAAAACAAGCCCCTGGTGGCAAATGATTCAGAGAGCAACCGCCAGCAAAACCGCCGGATTGAGTTCGAAATCCTATAA
- a CDS encoding 7-carboxy-7-deazaguanine synthase QueE produces the protein MEQFYTIQGEGYNAGRAAYFLRLGGCDVGCHWCDVKESWDADQHPRVTIADMVMSATANAGRNVVITGGEPLMHDLTSLTTALKEAGCHNWIETSGAYPLTGTWDWICVSPKKFKAPLPEVVAQAHELKVVIFNKSDFAWAEQHAAMAGPHTRLYLQPEWSKAATMTPLIIEYVKEHPQWQISLQTHKYLDIP, from the coding sequence ATGGAACAGTTTTATACTATTCAGGGTGAGGGATATAACGCTGGCCGTGCGGCCTATTTCCTGCGCCTGGGTGGCTGTGACGTGGGCTGCCATTGGTGCGATGTAAAAGAATCCTGGGATGCCGACCAGCATCCGCGGGTGACTATTGCTGATATGGTGATGTCTGCTACGGCTAATGCCGGCCGCAACGTGGTAATTACCGGCGGCGAGCCGCTGATGCACGACCTGACCTCCCTGACCACGGCCCTGAAGGAAGCCGGCTGCCATAACTGGATAGAAACCTCTGGTGCTTACCCGCTTACCGGTACCTGGGACTGGATCTGTGTGTCTCCCAAGAAGTTTAAAGCCCCGCTGCCGGAAGTGGTAGCCCAGGCCCACGAGCTGAAAGTGGTTATTTTCAATAAGAGCGACTTTGCCTGGGCCGAGCAGCACGCCGCAATGGCCGGGCCGCACACGCGCCTGTACCTGCAGCCGGAGTGGAGCAAAGCGGCTACCATGACGCCGCTCATCATTGAGTATGTGAAGGAGCACCCCCAGTGGCAGATTTCCCTGCAGACGCACAAGTACCTCGATATTCCGTAA